One window from the genome of Mucilaginibacter ginsenosidivorans encodes:
- a CDS encoding ABC transporter permease, whose amino-acid sequence MLVDSLIAKRHLMANKKQTLVAMLGVTFGIAMFILMISFMVGVNQFLEDTMLSSTPDIHIYNDIKTDYSVSIAGEYFGDKNSLVIVHHPKPKQVKLNIKDAAGIISNLLKDPDITYVSPFLSTQVFYNYGPVQINGSIEGVNIADEAKIFDLAGKMTSGTPENLLSSDKGIIMGRGLADKLNLSMGDMVKLTTPTGTTMSFRVVGLFAIGISTIDNTRSYVNLANVQQLMGEDRNYITDINIKLRSNKLARAKARDLAKKYNYKSDDWETANSSVMASNIVRDTLTYVVSFTLLVVAGFGIYNIMNMTINNKMKDIAILKAQGFAGKDIVQIFLSQSLFIGIFGAIMGEILGFMLSYALSRVPFPASDFIALKYFPVVFRPTHYFFGLMFGVITPLVAGLMPSLKASKVDPVAILRG is encoded by the coding sequence ATGCTTGTAGATAGCCTCATAGCAAAAAGGCACCTGATGGCCAATAAAAAGCAAACGCTGGTAGCGATGCTCGGCGTTACTTTCGGCATTGCCATGTTTATCCTTATGATCAGCTTCATGGTGGGTGTAAACCAGTTTTTGGAGGATACGATGCTATCGTCTACACCTGACATTCACATCTACAACGACATCAAAACGGACTACTCCGTATCCATCGCGGGAGAATACTTCGGCGATAAAAACTCATTGGTTATTGTTCATCACCCAAAGCCAAAACAGGTTAAACTTAACATAAAAGATGCCGCCGGCATTATCAGCAACCTGCTAAAGGACCCCGATATAACGTATGTATCGCCTTTCCTTAGCACACAAGTGTTTTACAATTACGGCCCGGTACAGATCAACGGCTCCATCGAAGGCGTCAACATAGCTGATGAGGCCAAGATATTTGACCTGGCCGGCAAAATGACAAGCGGCACACCCGAAAACCTGTTGAGTTCGGATAAAGGCATCATTATGGGTCGCGGCCTGGCCGATAAACTTAATTTGAGTATGGGTGATATGGTTAAGCTTACAACCCCTACCGGAACCACGATGAGCTTTAGGGTCGTGGGTCTGTTCGCTATTGGCATAAGCACTATTGATAATACCCGCAGCTATGTGAACCTGGCCAATGTACAGCAATTAATGGGCGAGGACAGAAACTACATTACCGATATCAACATAAAGCTGCGGAGCAACAAACTGGCCCGTGCTAAAGCAAGGGATCTGGCGAAAAAATACAATTACAAATCGGACGACTGGGAAACTGCCAATTCATCGGTTATGGCATCCAATATCGTGCGTGATACGCTGACATACGTGGTAAGTTTTACTTTGCTGGTAGTAGCGGGGTTTGGTATATACAATATCATGAACATGACCATCAATAACAAGATGAAGGATATTGCGATATTAAAGGCGCAAGGCTTTGCGGGGAAAGACATAGTTCAGATATTCCTGAGCCAATCGTTGTTCATCGGAATTTTTGGGGCCATAATGGGCGAAATACTCGGTTTTATGTTGTCGTATGCACTGTCGAGGGTACCATTTCCGGCAAGTGACTTTATCGCGCTTAAATATTTCCCGGTAGTATTCCGGCCCACGCATTATTTTTTCGGGCTGATGTTTGGCGTTATAACTCCGCTCGTAGCGGGTCTTATGCCATCGCTTAAAGCATCTAAAGTAGACCCAGTTGCCATACTAAGAGGATAG